A DNA window from Bubalus bubalis isolate 160015118507 breed Murrah chromosome 20, NDDB_SH_1, whole genome shotgun sequence contains the following coding sequences:
- the LOC102402046 gene encoding acidic leucine-rich nuclear phosphoprotein 32 family member B-like has product MDMKRRIHLELRNRTPAAVGELVLDNCKSNDGKIEGLTAEFVNLEFLSLINVGLISVSNLPKLPKLKKLELSDNRICGGLDMLAEKLPNLTHLNLSGNKLKDIRTLEPLKKLECLKSLDLFNCEVTNLNDYRESVFKLLPQLTYLDGYDREDREAPDSDAEVDGVDEEEDDEEGEDEDKEEDEDGEEEEFDDEEDDDEDEDVEGEEDEDEVSGEEEEFGHDGEVDEDDEDEDEDKDEDEEEEESRKGEKRKRETDDGGEDD; this is encoded by the coding sequence aTGGACATGAAGAGGAGGATCCACCTGGAGCTGAGGAACCGGACCCCGGCAGCTGTTGGAGAACTTGTCCTGGACAACTGCAAATCAAAtgatgggaaaattgagggctTAACAGCTGAATTTGTGAACTTAGAGTTCCTCAGTTTAATAAATGTAGGCTTGATTTCAGTTTCAAATCTTCCCAAActaccaaaattgaaaaagcttGAGCTCAGTGACAATAGAATCTGTGGAGGTCTGGATATGTTAGCAGAAAAACTTCCAAATCTTACACATCTAAACTTAAGTGGAAATAAACTGAAAGATATCCGCACCCTGGAACCTTTGAAAAAGTTGGAATGTCTGAAGAGCCTGGATCTGTTTAACTGTGAGGTTACTAACCTGAATGACTACCGAGAGAGTGTCTTCAAGCTCCTGCCCCAGCTGACCTATCTGGATGGCTATGACCGAGAGGATCGTGAAGCCCCAGATTCAGATGCCGAGGTGGATGGTGTGGATGAAGAAGAGGATGATGAAGAAGGAGAAGATGAGGATAAGGAGGAGGATGAAGATGGTGAGGAAGAAGAGTTTGATGATGAAGAGGATGACGATGAAGATGAAGATGTAGAAGGGGAGGAGGATGAAGATGAAGTCAGTGGGGAAGAAGAAGAATTTGGACATGATGGAGAAGTtgatgaagatgatgaagatgaggatgaagacaaagatgaagatgaagaagaggaagaaagccgGAAAggtgaaaagaggaagagagaaacagatgATGGAGGAGAAGATGATTAA